A genomic segment from Candidatus Binatia bacterium encodes:
- a CDS encoding EVE domain-containing protein, producing the protein MRHWLLKTEPSSYSFADLQRESSTVWDGVTNPQALAFLRQIQVGDELFIYHTGSEKAVVGIARCTRPAYPDPKSSDGRRVVIDIVPVRALPRAVSLSEIKQQKDWSRWELVRLPRLSVMPVPDEIWHGILSLSGS; encoded by the coding sequence ATGCGGCACTGGCTTCTTAAAACGGAACCGAGCTCCTATTCGTTTGCAGACCTGCAACGTGAGAGCTCTACGGTGTGGGATGGGGTGACAAATCCACAGGCTCTCGCCTTTCTCCGGCAAATTCAGGTTGGCGACGAGCTCTTTATTTATCACACTGGAAGCGAAAAGGCGGTGGTCGGAATCGCCCGGTGCACACGACCGGCGTACCCTGACCCTAAAAGCAGCGACGGTCGACGCGTGGTCATCGATATCGTTCCCGTGCGCGCTCTGCCGCGGGCTGTTTCCCTATCGGAAATCAAACAGCAGAAGGACTGGTCGCGCTGGGAACTCGTGCGATTACCACGGCTATCCGTCATGCCCGTGCCCGACGAAATTTGGCACGGAATTCTCTCCCTCAGCGGCTCTTAG
- a CDS encoding VOC family protein, with the protein MAWQLSHIGLCVADLERARRFYCEGLGFREVSTLEVRDEPAATLLQIPNVELQAVYLERDGFRLELLYYRHPGAIVGTTPHQMNACGLTHLSFQADDITELEQRLLALGGQPLPETRVELDGIGLVALFVLDPDGTRIELVRRLNG; encoded by the coding sequence ATGGCCTGGCAGTTATCGCATATCGGTCTCTGTGTTGCCGATCTCGAGCGTGCTCGGCGCTTTTACTGTGAGGGCTTAGGATTCCGCGAAGTATCCACCCTAGAAGTGCGCGACGAGCCTGCCGCAACGTTGCTCCAAATTCCGAATGTCGAGCTGCAAGCGGTTTACTTGGAGCGGGATGGCTTTCGTTTGGAGCTGCTCTATTACCGGCACCCGGGGGCAATCGTGGGCACAACACCGCACCAGATGAATGCCTGTGGGTTGACGCACTTGTCGTTCCAAGCGGACGACATCACAGAGCTGGAACAGCGGCTGCTGGCGCTCGGCGGGCAGCCCCTTCCGGAGACGCGTGTCGAGCTCGATGGTATTGGGTTGGTGGCGTTGTTCGTCCTGGATCCGGACGGAACCCGAATTGAACTGGTCCGCCGACTCAATGGCTGA
- a CDS encoding ferritin-like domain-containing protein, with product MPPPTNEGETRTELHDLPPEVFYEQVHSFEFWFQAVQGYLSNKSYGVDPNITAHALPDLDRDRLVTVLCNYCVGETAALEGASGLIGIAPNRQTKIFLSTQVVDEGRHLEVFLHRLQMLGVADPEREVERRASRSLLLFKRRLLELVHGKDWEAAIFAQNVILESLEFTVFQSHAREADPVTRDLLLGIIKDERRHIGFGENELGRRLRLAPHTRARLGQVKRELDHLVLDTLEETLLEVGADVSERDKLGRAYLEAAARLGLES from the coding sequence ATGCCGCCTCCTACCAATGAAGGGGAAACGCGGACGGAGCTTCACGACCTGCCGCCTGAGGTCTTCTATGAGCAGGTTCACTCCTTTGAGTTCTGGTTCCAAGCCGTTCAGGGTTACCTATCCAACAAGAGTTACGGCGTAGACCCGAACATTACAGCGCATGCTCTGCCGGATTTAGACCGCGATCGCCTGGTTACCGTGCTGTGCAACTACTGCGTCGGGGAAACTGCAGCGTTAGAGGGCGCGAGTGGTTTGATCGGGATCGCGCCAAACCGCCAGACAAAGATCTTTCTCTCCACGCAAGTGGTCGATGAGGGTCGCCATCTCGAGGTGTTCCTGCATCGCCTGCAGATGCTCGGTGTGGCCGATCCAGAACGCGAAGTCGAACGGCGAGCGAGTCGGAGCTTACTGCTCTTCAAGCGCCGGCTGCTCGAGCTGGTGCACGGCAAGGACTGGGAGGCCGCGATCTTCGCCCAAAACGTAATCCTCGAGTCGTTAGAGTTCACGGTATTTCAAAGCCACGCGCGGGAGGCGGATCCGGTAACGCGCGATCTTCTACTCGGGATCATCAAAGACGAACGCCGGCACATCGGCTTCGGTGAAAATGAACTCGGCCGCCGCCTACGCTTGGCTCCGCATACCCGCGCCCGGCTGGGTCAGGTCAAGCGAGAGCTCGATCATCTAGTCTTGGACACCCTCGAAGAAACACTCCTCGAGGTAGGAGCTGATGTCTCCGAGAGGGACAAACTCGGTCGCGCGTACTTAGAAGCAGCAGCGCGATTGGGGCTGGAGTCATGA
- a CDS encoding zinc-binding dehydrogenase — MQAVVWRGVEQVQVEDLPEPGLADRRAAIVDVVASSICGSDLHLYHGAVPVVPGTVLGHEAIGVVRATGTQVERVKPGDRVLIAAVVGCGLCPSCRTGYAVGCETLPVKVLGVSPFLAGVQAERVAVPYADYNLWPLPEEIDDLDALLLTDIFPTGLYAAESAAIVPGDTVVVIGCGPVGLCAIQCAQLFGAGLIVAIDPVAERREWAGQYGARALPPGSGAAAAVRELTGGRGADAVIEAVGSEQTLRLAVELVRTGGRVVMVGVLVRDDVPFPLGASFLKDVTFRAGLVSVPQYLPRLFALVRHGRLQPRKMITHHFSLSDAVAAYRTFDRREGGCLKVCLRPGP; from the coding sequence ATGCAGGCGGTAGTTTGGCGAGGGGTTGAGCAGGTGCAGGTGGAGGATCTGCCTGAACCGGGGCTTGCGGATCGTCGCGCTGCGATTGTCGACGTTGTCGCGTCCAGCATCTGCGGTTCTGATCTGCATTTGTATCATGGCGCTGTGCCGGTCGTGCCTGGCACCGTGCTGGGGCACGAAGCCATCGGAGTGGTGCGCGCAACTGGGACACAAGTGGAGCGCGTGAAACCAGGGGACCGTGTGTTGATCGCGGCCGTGGTCGGTTGCGGGCTGTGCCCCTCTTGCCGCACGGGATACGCTGTGGGCTGCGAGACGTTGCCAGTGAAGGTGCTTGGAGTTTCACCCTTTCTTGCCGGGGTGCAAGCAGAGCGTGTGGCCGTACCGTATGCCGATTACAACCTGTGGCCCTTGCCTGAAGAGATCGACGACCTGGATGCGTTGCTCCTGACGGACATCTTCCCCACCGGTCTGTATGCCGCAGAAAGTGCCGCGATCGTCCCGGGCGATACCGTCGTAGTTATAGGCTGCGGCCCGGTGGGGCTCTGTGCCATTCAGTGTGCTCAGCTCTTCGGTGCAGGACTCATCGTCGCCATCGACCCGGTGGCGGAGCGGCGCGAATGGGCTGGGCAGTACGGCGCCAGGGCCTTGCCACCGGGTAGCGGAGCGGCCGCCGCAGTCCGTGAGCTCACCGGAGGCCGTGGTGCAGATGCGGTCATCGAGGCCGTGGGCAGCGAGCAGACCCTGCGCTTGGCTGTAGAACTGGTCCGCACTGGCGGGCGGGTCGTCATGGTTGGTGTGCTTGTGCGGGACGATGTTCCGTTTCCTCTGGGTGCCTCTTTTTTGAAGGATGTGACGTTTCGCGCTGGCTTAGTGAGCGTTCCCCAGTACTTACCACGGCTCTTTGCGTTGGTTCGCCACGGGCGGCTCCAGCCACGGAAGATGATCACGCATCACTTCTCGTTGAGCGATGCCGTCGCGGCGTACCGTACGTTCGACCGGCGCGAGGGCGGTTGCCTCAAAGTATGCCTGCGGCCTGGGCCATAG
- a CDS encoding glutathione S-transferase N-terminal domain-containing protein, producing MNDATSFLASALRYPRGLTAVVTRSQRSRRVQPLQLFDFEACPYCRKVREILCALDLDYVCKPVAQGSPRRALLKRIGGKVQVPYLIDPNRQTAMYESEDIVAYLLKEYGADRLRQHGPPIPRLVNDGLSMLASVARFGGGSRCRVPNSRRRLKPLELFNMEGSPYCRKVRETLSELDLEYLVRNVPKGSPQRQELERIGGKVQVPFLIDPNTSTAMYESDEIVAYLEERYGAVPIETEK from the coding sequence GTGAATGATGCAACGTCCTTTCTCGCATCGGCGCTGCGTTACCCACGTGGGCTGACTGCGGTGGTAACCCGTTCTCAGAGGTCGCGACGTGTGCAACCTCTCCAGTTGTTTGACTTCGAGGCGTGCCCCTATTGCCGCAAGGTGCGAGAGATCCTGTGCGCGTTAGATCTGGATTACGTGTGTAAGCCGGTGGCACAGGGGAGTCCTCGTCGGGCACTACTCAAGCGGATCGGCGGCAAGGTCCAGGTTCCGTATCTCATCGACCCCAACCGGCAAACCGCGATGTACGAGTCCGAGGATATTGTGGCCTATCTCCTCAAGGAGTACGGGGCGGACCGGCTCCGTCAGCACGGGCCTCCAATACCGCGGCTGGTCAACGACGGATTGTCCATGCTGGCGAGTGTTGCGCGCTTCGGAGGCGGGAGCCGTTGTCGCGTGCCCAATAGTCGCCGGCGGCTCAAGCCTCTCGAACTTTTCAACATGGAGGGCTCACCGTATTGCCGGAAGGTACGGGAAACCCTATCGGAGCTCGATCTCGAGTACCTGGTACGCAATGTCCCGAAAGGGAGCCCGCAGCGGCAGGAGCTCGAGCGAATTGGCGGCAAGGTCCAAGTGCCGTTTCTCATCGACCCGAACACAAGCACAGCCATGTACGAGTCCGATGAGATCGTCGCGTACCTCGAAGAGCGATACGGGGCCGTTCCGATCGAGACCGAGAAGTGA
- a CDS encoding DUF456 domain-containing protein — protein sequence MESWIGVLLALLGGAVGVLLVVLGLPGPWLVFCIAVAFALWTGMVAVGWATVLALFVLALLGEWLEFWLGAAAAAKARRSWRVTAGAVVGGLIGALIGAPFFFGLGALLGSLIGSFLGAAAAASLEGADWREVLRVGEAAMRGRWRGFLAKLAVTLLMVAVFVAAVIW from the coding sequence ATGGAATCGTGGATTGGGGTGCTGCTCGCGCTGCTCGGTGGTGCTGTGGGGGTACTGTTGGTGGTCCTTGGGCTGCCCGGGCCGTGGCTCGTCTTCTGTATCGCCGTTGCGTTTGCGCTGTGGACGGGAATGGTGGCTGTTGGCTGGGCTACTGTCCTCGCCCTGTTCGTACTCGCGTTGCTTGGCGAATGGCTGGAGTTTTGGCTCGGTGCTGCCGCGGCGGCAAAGGCCCGGCGTTCTTGGCGCGTGACCGCTGGAGCCGTCGTCGGTGGCCTGATCGGCGCGTTGATCGGTGCGCCGTTCTTCTTTGGTTTGGGGGCTTTGCTTGGGAGTTTGATTGGAAGTTTTCTCGGGGCAGCGGCTGCGGCCTCTTTAGAGGGTGCGGATTGGCGCGAGGTGTTGCGAGTTGGGGAGGCGGCGATGCGCGGCCGATGGCGCGGTTTTTTAGCGAAACTGGCGGTAACGTTGCTCATGGTGGCCGTGTTTGTCGCCGCCGTGATTTGGTGA
- a CDS encoding ferritin-like domain-containing protein produces MADFLAAYSIQNWLESCPQGYLMGTVYGHRPGEEEPAALMENDILREEAIRTTVQLVVGERCALAASSGLINAAPDEASKRFLATQTLDEARHVEIFTQRLLDLGVPKQDIESTIQHFANPNLVKFAEVLLEKVDKKDFVAGVVGQNIVLEGMAFSVFEMMYAISEPTNPKFAHTLSGTIADERRHVGFGENRIGSLIKQHPERKPDIEKLQKEMSYWMLATFADAFRNNPARAEFKRIEVELGRAGVHAQWQGADLLTMEPEEMEQLLADTVLKEFKIRLGRIGIEYQTPARP; encoded by the coding sequence ATGGCGGACTTTTTAGCGGCCTACTCGATTCAAAATTGGCTCGAGTCGTGTCCCCAAGGGTACCTCATGGGGACCGTGTATGGCCATCGGCCAGGCGAGGAGGAGCCGGCAGCGCTCATGGAAAACGACATCCTGCGTGAGGAGGCGATTCGCACGACCGTGCAGTTGGTGGTGGGCGAGCGTTGCGCGCTGGCGGCCTCTTCCGGGCTGATCAACGCAGCGCCGGACGAAGCGAGTAAGCGTTTCCTTGCCACGCAAACACTGGACGAGGCTCGTCACGTCGAAATCTTCACCCAGCGGCTCCTCGATCTCGGGGTTCCCAAGCAGGACATCGAGAGCACGATTCAGCATTTTGCCAATCCAAATTTGGTGAAGTTCGCCGAGGTGCTGTTGGAAAAAGTCGATAAAAAGGATTTTGTGGCAGGCGTCGTCGGGCAAAACATCGTACTCGAGGGCATGGCGTTCAGCGTGTTCGAGATGATGTATGCCATTTCCGAGCCCACGAACCCGAAATTTGCCCACACGCTTTCTGGCACAATCGCCGACGAGCGGCGGCACGTGGGCTTCGGCGAAAACCGCATTGGTTCTCTGATCAAGCAACACCCCGAGCGGAAACCCGACATTGAAAAGCTACAAAAAGAAATGTCCTACTGGATGCTCGCCACCTTTGCCGATGCCTTCCGCAACAATCCCGCACGTGCGGAATTCAAGCGGATCGAAGTGGAGCTCGGCCGGGCCGGCGTTCATGCCCAGTGGCAAGGGGCCGACTTGCTCACCATGGAACCCGAGGAAATGGAGCAGCTCCTGGCAGACACGGTTTTGAAAGAGTTCAAAATCCGCCTCGGGCGCATTGGCATCGAATACCAAACCCCTGCTCGCCCGTAA
- a CDS encoding alpha/beta hydrolase — translation MAEFSHRYFEVNGIRMHAVEAGSGFPVLLCHGFPEIWYSWRHQLRALADAGYRAIAPDQRGYGETSVPREIHKYSIHHLVGDLTSLLDALEIERAVIVGHDWGGIVTWQMALLAPHRVAGVVGVNTPFFPRLPVSPLTVMRQMAQGQFHYILYFQEPGVADAELERDVRRSLRAFYQETRRELSEAARQTPPGVFGPAGGGILDRLGDAALPPYISAEDFEVFAQAFERTGFTGALNWYRNLDWNWETTAYLSGAKVQAPALMVTAEWDPVLRPEMAAGMEQWVPNLKRTILIRGCGHWTQQEKPEEVNAALLDFLREIGL, via the coding sequence ATGGCTGAGTTCTCGCATCGTTACTTCGAGGTCAATGGCATCCGTATGCATGCTGTGGAGGCCGGGTCCGGGTTCCCGGTGCTCTTGTGCCACGGGTTTCCGGAAATTTGGTATTCGTGGCGGCATCAGCTCCGCGCGCTGGCGGATGCCGGCTATCGTGCCATCGCACCCGATCAACGCGGCTACGGAGAGACCAGCGTTCCGCGGGAGATCCACAAGTACTCGATCCACCACCTCGTGGGGGATCTAACGAGCTTGCTCGATGCTCTCGAAATCGAGCGGGCTGTGATCGTGGGGCATGATTGGGGCGGGATCGTCACCTGGCAGATGGCGCTCCTCGCTCCTCACCGCGTAGCTGGCGTGGTGGGGGTGAACACACCTTTCTTCCCACGCCTGCCAGTGTCGCCCCTCACCGTGATGCGCCAGATGGCTCAAGGGCAATTTCATTACATTCTGTATTTTCAAGAGCCCGGCGTTGCGGACGCGGAGTTAGAGCGCGATGTTCGCCGCAGCCTTCGGGCGTTCTACCAGGAGACTCGACGGGAGCTTTCCGAGGCAGCGCGGCAAACTCCTCCGGGGGTCTTTGGTCCGGCGGGCGGGGGGATCCTCGACAGGCTAGGCGACGCCGCACTTCCGCCCTACATCAGCGCGGAAGACTTCGAGGTCTTTGCGCAAGCGTTCGAGCGGACTGGGTTTACCGGCGCGCTCAACTGGTACCGTAACTTGGACTGGAATTGGGAGACAACGGCCTATCTGTCGGGCGCGAAAGTCCAGGCGCCTGCGCTCATGGTTACCGCCGAGTGGGACCCTGTGCTGCGGCCGGAAATGGCTGCAGGGATGGAGCAGTGGGTGCCTAATCTTAAGAGAACCATATTGATCCGCGGCTGCGGTCATTGGACGCAGCAAGAAAAACCAGAGGAAGTTAACGCTGCGCTGCTGGATTTTTTGCGAGAAATCGGCCTGTAA